In Nicotiana tabacum cultivar K326 chromosome 11, ASM71507v2, whole genome shotgun sequence, a single window of DNA contains:
- the LOC107793894 gene encoding protein VERNALIZATION 3, whose product MSRLDPLIVSGVIGDVLDPFTRSIDFNVVYNNRMQVYNGCGLRPSQIVHQPRVDVGGDDLRTFYTLVMVDPDAPTPSNPNQREYLHWLVTNIPATTGAHFGNEIIQYESPRPSLGIHRYIFVLFRQLTRDVVNAPDIIDSRENFNTRDFARFYDLNSPVAAMYFNSNRESGTGGRHI is encoded by the exons ATGTCAAGACTAGATCCTTTAATAGTATCTGGTGTTATAGGAGATGTATTGGATCCATTTACAAGGTCTATAGACTTTAATGTTGTTTACAATAATAGGATGCAAGTCTACAATGGCTGTGGTTTGAGGCCTTCACAAATTGTCCACCAACCTAGGGTTGACGTGGGAGGAGATGATCTTCGCACTTTTTACACTCTg GTTATGGTGGATCCAGATGCTCCAACCCCGAGCAATCCAAACCAGAGGGAGTATCTCCACTG GCTGGTCACAAATATCCCAGCAACCACAGGAGCACACTTCG GGAATGAAATTATACAATACGAGAGTCCACGACCTTCATTGGGAATTCATCGCTATATTTTTGTGCTGTTTCGACAATTGACTCGAGATGTTGTGAATGCTCCTGATATAATTGATTCTCGTGAGAATTTTAACACAAGAGACTTTGCAAGGTTTTACGATCTCAATTCGCCTGTTGCTGCTATGTACTTCAATAGCAATAGGGAAagtggtactggtggccgtcaCATATAA